From one Syntrophorhabdaceae bacterium genomic stretch:
- a CDS encoding LysR family transcriptional regulator has product MRIAYKVWLDNNGKAFGEGPYRILRQIEKAGSLHQAAIDLGISYRKAWIMLQNAEKKLGFALIDRKVGGVAGGGSQITPSGKKFLKSYEKFRVDIEKVLEKTFQKHFGH; this is encoded by the coding sequence ATGAGAATTGCCTATAAGGTCTGGCTTGATAACAACGGAAAGGCATTCGGCGAAGGCCCGTACAGGATACTCAGGCAGATAGAAAAGGCCGGTTCCCTCCATCAGGCTGCTATCGATCTCGGCATATCGTATCGAAAGGCCTGGATCATGCTTCAGAACGCCGAGAAGAAACTCGGCTTCGCACTGATTGATCGAAAAGTCGGAGGTGTAGCAGGCGGCGGTTCGCAGATAACACCTTCAGGGAAGAAGTTCTTGAAGAGTTACGAAAAATTTCGGGTAGACATCGAAAAGGTCCTCGAGAAGACCTTTCAAAAACATTTCGGACATTAA
- a CDS encoding TonB-dependent receptor plug domain-containing protein: protein MSKHLLKNAIQALLTIICLLSSTLGLWAQETQAPATKERHIFTLGEIEVKDSSELNKNVTVDTINGEQIREFNANRLPNALDLIPGVTVTGGGRRNEKGIFVRGFSTSRVPVFLDGIPIYVPYDRTFDFDRFTTFDLSEIVVSKGFTSVLYGPNTMGGAINMVSRKPVKSFEGDVGAGYGSGDTYYGYTNVGTNQKKWYLEAGASDYNRDYYPMSNKFDPTSIQARGQRIESYSKDYKVNFKVGFTPAEGHEYALGYIQQHGEKGDPPDVRSASAGGDTKYWLWPRWDKTTTYLTTDTPIMD, encoded by the coding sequence GTGTCCAAACATCTTCTGAAGAACGCAATTCAAGCGCTGCTCACGATCATATGTCTTCTTTCCTCAACTCTCGGTTTGTGGGCACAAGAAACCCAGGCACCGGCAACAAAGGAGCGGCACATCTTCACCCTCGGCGAAATAGAGGTGAAAGATAGCAGCGAGCTAAATAAGAACGTAACGGTTGATACGATTAACGGGGAGCAGATACGCGAGTTCAACGCGAACAGACTCCCGAATGCATTAGATCTCATCCCCGGAGTAACGGTTACAGGCGGAGGAAGGAGGAACGAGAAAGGCATCTTCGTGCGCGGGTTCAGTACCTCAAGGGTGCCTGTTTTTCTCGATGGTATTCCTATCTACGTTCCCTATGACAGGACCTTCGATTTCGATCGCTTTACCACGTTTGATCTTTCTGAAATCGTAGTTTCTAAGGGGTTTACGTCGGTTCTCTATGGTCCCAATACCATGGGAGGGGCAATCAATATGGTATCAAGAAAACCGGTAAAATCCTTTGAAGGGGACGTTGGAGCCGGGTATGGATCAGGAGATACCTATTATGGATATACCAATGTGGGGACAAACCAGAAGAAATGGTATCTTGAGGCAGGCGCTTCCGATTACAATCGTGACTATTATCCGATGTCCAATAAGTTTGACCCCACGTCGATACAGGCCAGAGGTCAGAGGATAGAGTCATATTCAAAAGACTATAAGGTGAATTTTAAGGTGGGGTTTACCCCTGCAGAAGGTCACGAGTACGCGCTCGGTTATATCCAACAACACGGTGAAAAGGGAGATCCTCCCGATGTGCGGTCAGCCTCAGCCGGCGGCGATACGAAATATTGGCTCTGGCCAAGATGGGATAAGACGACAACTTATCTCACAACGGACACGCCCATCATGGATAA